A segment of the Streptomyces sp. P9-A2 genome:
CGGCGTCGTCTTGCGGGCATGGTCGGGCTTCTCCTTGCTGCGGGTTCGGTGGTCCTGCGAAGTCCCTACGGGGTGTCCTGTCGGGGTTCCCTACGGGGTGTCCTGCGGGGTGTCCTGCGGGGTGCCCTGCGCAGGTCCCTGCGGGGTGGTGGTGTCCGCGGCCGGTTGTGCACGGCGCCTGCGGACGAGGAACGCGGCGGCTGCGGCGAACGCCGTCAGAAGTCCGGCCGCGAGGGCGAGGGGGAGGATGGGGAGGCCGCCGTCGTCGTCCTTCGCCGCGCTCGCCACGGGCTCGGCGGACGGATCGGTCGCGGCCTCGGACGGTGCGGCCTCGGGCGTCGGGGTGCTGCCGAGGTCGGGGAGGGCGGGGAGTTCGGCGTCGTCGGTGAGGGCGACGGCCAGGGAGACGGGGTCCATCGCGGTGCCCTCGGGATACATCCCGCCGAACGCCTCGGCGCCGTCGGCGGTGAGCTTCGCGGGGGCCTCGGCCAGAAGGGCCAGGCCGTCCTTCGCCTTGAGGTCCTCCGCCGTGAAGGTGACCAGCGGCACCTTCTTCCCGCTGTGGTCCGGGCTCTTCACGTCGGCGTAGAGGGTGCCCTTGTCGTCCTCGACGGTGACGCGTACGGCGCCGAGCCGCAGGTCGAGGCCGTTCTCGCCGGTGAAGCGGACCGTGCCGTCGAAGGCGGCGGTCAGGTCGCCGTCCTCGAACGTGCCCTCGCCGCCGGGGAAGCGGTAGAGGGCGCCGCCGTCGAGGGCGCCGGAGGCCAGGGTCCACTCGCCCTTGGCGATGTCGCCGGTGACGTACTCGCGGAAGGTGCGGCGCACACCCCAGTCGACGGCGCCGTCGGCCAGTTCGGCCCCGCCCTTCGCGGCCGGCTTCTTCTTCGCCTTCTCCGTCGTCTTCGGCTCGGGCGACTTCGGCTCCGGCGTGCTCGACGGCCGGGCGGCCGCCTGCCGTATGTCCGCCGAGAGGCTGACCGGGTCCAGTGCGGTGCCGGCGGTGTAGTAGCCGGCGAAGGACCGGGCGCCCTGGGAGGTGAGGGTGGCAGGCAGGTTGTTGAGGACGACGGAGGTGCCGCCGCCGCGCATGTCGATGCCGCCCAGGGAGAGGGAGGCGAAGGGCACCTGACGGGACGTCGTGACCGCCCCGGTGTCCCTCGCCTTGCTCACGACGTCCACGTAGAGCGTGCCGGAGGAGCCGGTGACGCTCACGGTGGGCGAACTGACGGTGAGGTCGAGCTGGTGGCCGCCGGATTCCGTGGCGTGCCCGAGGAAGCGCACTCCGCCGGAGAAGGAGGCGCGGAAGGCGCCCGTGTCGCCGTCGTAGGCGCCCGTCGCCGAGTGGAAGCGGAAGCCGCTGCCGCCGACGGTGGCCGCGCCGCCGGTGAGGGAGAAGCTCCCCTTCGCGACGGGCCCGGTGATGTAGCTCTGGAAGGACGACTTGATGCCCCAGTCGAGCCGTCCGCCCTGGACGGTGCGGCTCTCGGCGTGCGCGGTGGCGGCCGGGAGGAGGGCTCCCAGGACGGCCGCGCACAGCACGGTCACAAGAACACGCAGACGGGTGGGCATGGCGGATCCTCCGGGGCGACGACCAGCAGAAAGTCAGGTAAGGCTAACCTAAGCTACATCGCGGACGACATCCGCAGTACCGAAAGGAACGGACGGAACCGTGCGACCCTTGCGCACCCGACTGGCGGGAGCACTGCTGTCCGTGCTCGCCCTCACCCTCACCACGACCGCCTGCGGAGGGCCCTCCGGTACAGGCTCCGGAACGACGGCGGACGGGGCGGACGGCTCCTCGCGGGGTTCCCGGAACGCCTCCCCGGTCTCCGACCGCCTGGAGCCCCTCGCCGGCACCCCGAGCCCCGAACTCCCGGTCACCGTCCGCTCCGCCGACGGCAGGAAGGTGACCGTCGAGCGGGCCGACCGGCTCGTGCCGCTCTCCGGGAGCCTCGGCGAGATCGTGTTCACCCTCGGCCTCGGGGACCGGGTCGTCGCCCGTGACGTCACCGCCACCTTCGACGAAGCCGCCGAACTCCCCGTCGTCACCAGGGGACATGACGTCTCCGCGGAGAGCGTGCTGTCGCTGCGCCCCGACCTGGTGATCGCCGAGGCCACGACCGGACCGGCCGAGGCGATGGACCAGATCCGCGCCGCCGGCATCCGGATCCTGGTCGTCGATCCGGCGGCCGGCCTCGACGACGTGGGCCCGCGCATCCGGGCCGTCGCCGACGCGCTCGGCGTACCGGACGCGGGCAGGAAACTGACCACCCGCTCCGAGCAGCGGATCGCCGCCGTCACCGACTCGGTCCCGGACGAGGACCCCCGGCCCCGGGTCGCCTTCCTCTACCTGCGCGGCTCCGCCTCCGTGTACCTCATCGGCGGCAAGGGCTCGGGCGCGACCTCCCTGCTCGAGGCCGCCGGCGCGGTCGACGCCGGTGCCGAGTCCGGACTGGAGAAGGACTTCACCGCCATCACCAGTGAGGCACTCGTGCAGGCGGCACCCGACGCGATCCTCGTCATGGCCAAGGGCCTCGAGTCCGTCGGCGGTGTGGACGGGCTGGTCGAGATCCCCGGTGTGGCGCAGACGCCGGCCGGAATGGACCGGCGCATCGTCTCCGTCGAGGACGGGGTGCTCCTCAACTACGGCCCCCGCACCGACCAGGTGCTCACCTCTGTCGTCGAGCAGTTGTACGACACGGAGTCGGGCGCGGACTCGGCCACGGAATCGGACTCGGACGGTGCCGCGTGACGCTCCTGGAGAAGCCCGCGCGACCGGAACCGGAGCCGGGGTCGGTGCCGGGGTCGGTGCCGGAGCCGGGGTCGGTGCCGGAGCCGGGGTCGGTGCCGGAGCCGGGGTCGGTGCCGGGGCCGGCCTCCGTGCCCCCGCCCGCTGTCACCCCCGCCCCTCCCCCCTCCCCCGCGAAGTCCCGGCAACGGCGCACCACCGCCTGGCTGTTGACCGCCGGACTACTCGCCGGTCTGCTGGTCCTGATCCCCGTGGCCGCCGCGACCGGCGCCTACCACGTGCCCGTCGGTGACGTCCTGGCCTCGATCCAGCACCGACTCGGGCCCGGTGGCACGCAGTTGGACCGGGTCGCCGAGTCGGTGCTGTGGAACGTACGGTTCCCGCGGATCGTGCTCGCGCTGCTCGTCGGCGCCTCCCTGGGCTGTGCGGGCGCTCTGATGCAGGGTGTGTTCGGCAACCCGCTCGCCGAACCCGGCGTCATCGGCGTCTCCTCCGGCGCGGCGGTGGGCGCGGTCGCGGCGATCGCCCTCGGGCTGAACTTCGCCGGCAACTGGACGGTGTCGGTCCTGGCGTTCGTCGCGGGCCTCGTCACCGTGCTGGTCGTGTACGTGATGTCCCGCTCGGGCGGTCGTACCGAGGTGGTGACACTGATCCTCACCGGTATCGCCGTGAACGCCTTCGCGGGCGCGCTGATCGGCTTGTTCCTCTTCTTCGCCGACACCGCGGCCGTCAGCCAGATCACCTTCTGGCAGCTGGGGTCGCTGTCCCAGGCCACCTGGCCGAAGGTCCTCGCCGTCCTGCCGTGCGCGGCACTGGGCCTGGCCGTGGCCCCGTTGTACGCCCGCCCACTGGACCTGCTGGCGCTCGGCGAACGGCCCGCCCGGCACCTGGGCGTGGACGTGGAGCGGCTGCGGATCGTCCTCGTGCTGGTCATCGCGCTGCTGACGGCGGCGGCCGTGAGCGTCTCCGGGGTCGTCGGGTTCGTCGGCCTGGTGGTCCCGCATCTGCTGCGGATGGCGGCCGGTCCCGGGCACCGGTTCCTGCTGCCGGGCAGTGCTCTGCTCGGCGCGCTGGTGCTGCTCGCCGCCGACCTGACGGCCCGTACGGTCGCCGAGCCCGCCGAACTCCCCCTCGGTGTCCTCACGGCGCTGATCGGCAGCCCGTTCTTCTTCTGGCTGCTGCGCCGCACCCGTCGCAAGCAAGGAGGCTGGGCGTGATCCGCCTGCGTCGCCGTCCCGTTCCGCCGTCCGCACCGGAGCCCGGTGACGTCCTCGCCGAGGCGGAGGGGCTGTCCGTCCGGCTCGGTGCCCGTGAGGTGCTCACGGGGGTGGACGTCACCGTCCGGGCCGGTGAGCTGCTGGCCCTGGTCGGGCCCAACGGGGCGGGAAAGTCAACCCTGTTGAACGTTCTTGCCGCCGACCTCCCACCCACCTCGGGGGCGGTGCGGATCCACGGGCGCCCGGCGTCGGCCTGGTCCGCACCCGAACTCGCCCTGCGCCGCTCGGTGCTGCCCCAGTCGGCGTCGCTGTCCTTCCCGTTCACGGTGGAGGAGGTGGTCCGTATGGGCCGGGCACCCTGGACCTCGGCCCGTCCCGAGGACGACGACGCGGCCGTGGCCCAGGCGATGGCCGCGACCGAGGTGGCCGGCTTCGCCGCGCGCCCGTTCTCCGCGCTCAGCGGCGGCGAGCGGGCCCGGGTCGCCCTCGCCCGGGTGCTCGCCCAGCGCACTCCCCTGCTGATGCTCGACGAGCCGACCGCCGCCCTCGACCTCCGGCACCAGGAGCTGGTGCTGCGACTGTGCCGTGAACGGGCGCTCGCCGGGGACGCGGTGGTCGTCGTCCTGCACGACCTGGGAATCGCGGCGGCCTACGCGACCCGGGTGGCGGTCCTGCGCGCCGGCGGGATCGCGGCCGACGGGCCGCCGGACGAGGTCTTCTCCGAGCGGTTGCTGTCCGAGGTGTACGACCAGCCCGTCGAGGTGCTTCCGCATCCCCGGACGGGCGCGGTCCTGGTCCTCCCGAACCGGGACGGCTGACCCTCGCCCCCCAACGGTTCGCCCCGGCC
Coding sequences within it:
- a CDS encoding FecCD family ABC transporter permease — its product is MPPPAVTPAPPPSPAKSRQRRTTAWLLTAGLLAGLLVLIPVAAATGAYHVPVGDVLASIQHRLGPGGTQLDRVAESVLWNVRFPRIVLALLVGASLGCAGALMQGVFGNPLAEPGVIGVSSGAAVGAVAAIALGLNFAGNWTVSVLAFVAGLVTVLVVYVMSRSGGRTEVVTLILTGIAVNAFAGALIGLFLFFADTAAVSQITFWQLGSLSQATWPKVLAVLPCAALGLAVAPLYARPLDLLALGERPARHLGVDVERLRIVLVLVIALLTAAAVSVSGVVGFVGLVVPHLLRMAAGPGHRFLLPGSALLGALVLLAADLTARTVAEPAELPLGVLTALIGSPFFFWLLRRTRRKQGGWA
- a CDS encoding heme/hemin ABC transporter substrate-binding protein, giving the protein MRTRLAGALLSVLALTLTTTACGGPSGTGSGTTADGADGSSRGSRNASPVSDRLEPLAGTPSPELPVTVRSADGRKVTVERADRLVPLSGSLGEIVFTLGLGDRVVARDVTATFDEAAELPVVTRGHDVSAESVLSLRPDLVIAEATTGPAEAMDQIRAAGIRILVVDPAAGLDDVGPRIRAVADALGVPDAGRKLTTRSEQRIAAVTDSVPDEDPRPRVAFLYLRGSASVYLIGGKGSGATSLLEAAGAVDAGAESGLEKDFTAITSEALVQAAPDAILVMAKGLESVGGVDGLVEIPGVAQTPAGMDRRIVSVEDGVLLNYGPRTDQVLTSVVEQLYDTESGADSATESDSDGAA
- a CDS encoding HtaA domain-containing protein, with amino-acid sequence MPTRLRVLVTVLCAAVLGALLPAATAHAESRTVQGGRLDWGIKSSFQSYITGPVAKGSFSLTGGAATVGGSGFRFHSATGAYDGDTGAFRASFSGGVRFLGHATESGGHQLDLTVSSPTVSVTGSSGTLYVDVVSKARDTGAVTTSRQVPFASLSLGGIDMRGGGTSVVLNNLPATLTSQGARSFAGYYTAGTALDPVSLSADIRQAAARPSSTPEPKSPEPKTTEKAKKKPAAKGGAELADGAVDWGVRRTFREYVTGDIAKGEWTLASGALDGGALYRFPGGEGTFEDGDLTAAFDGTVRFTGENGLDLRLGAVRVTVEDDKGTLYADVKSPDHSGKKVPLVTFTAEDLKAKDGLALLAEAPAKLTADGAEAFGGMYPEGTAMDPVSLAVALTDDAELPALPDLGSTPTPEAAPSEAATDPSAEPVASAAKDDDGGLPILPLALAAGLLTAFAAAAAFLVRRRRAQPAADTTTPQGPAQGTPQDTPQDTP
- a CDS encoding heme ABC transporter ATP-binding protein translates to MIRLRRRPVPPSAPEPGDVLAEAEGLSVRLGAREVLTGVDVTVRAGELLALVGPNGAGKSTLLNVLAADLPPTSGAVRIHGRPASAWSAPELALRRSVLPQSASLSFPFTVEEVVRMGRAPWTSARPEDDDAAVAQAMAATEVAGFAARPFSALSGGERARVALARVLAQRTPLLMLDEPTAALDLRHQELVLRLCRERALAGDAVVVVLHDLGIAAAYATRVAVLRAGGIAADGPPDEVFSERLLSEVYDQPVEVLPHPRTGAVLVLPNRDG